A window of Amycolatopsis australiensis contains these coding sequences:
- a CDS encoding DegT/DnrJ/EryC1/StrS family aminotransferase, with protein MTHYRIPQHGQGSGVTGDDVAAVTAVLTSGRHLSDGSEVTAFEAEFAAYTGAPHAVAVSSCTMALELATRILGLGPGDEVITTPLTFQATAAPLLERDVTVRFADIDDHTLCLDPAAVERAIGPRTRAVFTTHYGGLCGGIERLRAVTREAGVTLVEDCAHALGAAAGGRSAGTFGDLGCWSFHSLKNISTLGQGGMITTADAGYAARLRDLRAINPDADFVPRPDGPDATGRPRLVTHEKNAYTHDCVRLRSGGLNAQLAEPAAAMGRSQLRRLDRLVARRRALAERVDAHLRTVPGIRVVETPPGYRHAHHLHTFLLEDPAVPRDALARELERRGIEVVLRYFPVHLLPEWRGRARVTAAVPVAERVWFGQLVNLPLSPQLTDADADFLAGSVESALTALRRGAVVS; from the coding sequence ATGACGCACTACCGCATCCCCCAGCACGGTCAGGGCAGCGGGGTCACCGGCGACGACGTCGCCGCGGTCACCGCCGTCCTCACGTCGGGCCGCCACCTCTCCGACGGCAGCGAGGTCACCGCGTTCGAAGCCGAGTTCGCCGCCTACACCGGCGCACCGCACGCCGTGGCCGTCTCCAGCTGCACGATGGCGCTCGAGCTGGCCACCCGGATCCTCGGCCTCGGCCCCGGCGACGAGGTGATCACCACGCCGCTGACCTTCCAGGCGACCGCCGCGCCCCTGCTCGAACGCGACGTCACCGTCCGCTTCGCCGACATCGACGACCACACGCTCTGCCTCGACCCGGCCGCCGTCGAGCGCGCGATCGGCCCCCGCACCCGCGCGGTGTTCACCACGCACTACGGCGGGCTCTGCGGCGGGATCGAGCGGCTGCGCGCGGTGACCCGCGAAGCCGGGGTCACGCTGGTGGAGGACTGCGCCCACGCCCTCGGCGCGGCCGCCGGCGGCCGCAGCGCCGGCACCTTCGGGGACCTCGGCTGCTGGAGCTTCCACTCGCTCAAGAACATCAGCACCCTCGGCCAGGGCGGCATGATCACCACCGCCGACGCGGGCTACGCGGCCCGCCTGCGCGATCTGCGTGCCATCAACCCCGACGCGGACTTCGTCCCGCGCCCGGACGGCCCGGACGCCACCGGGCGGCCCCGGCTCGTCACCCACGAGAAGAACGCCTACACCCACGACTGCGTCCGGCTCCGCAGCGGCGGCCTCAACGCCCAGCTCGCCGAGCCGGCGGCCGCCATGGGCCGCTCCCAGCTGCGGCGCCTCGACCGGCTGGTGGCCCGGCGCCGGGCGCTCGCCGAGCGCGTCGACGCGCACCTGCGGACCGTGCCGGGGATCCGGGTCGTCGAGACCCCGCCGGGGTACCGGCACGCCCACCACCTCCACACCTTTCTCCTCGAGGACCCGGCCGTCCCGCGCGACGCCCTCGCCCGGGAGCTGGAGCGGCGCGGCATCGAAGTGGTGCTCCGGTACTTCCCGGTCCACCTGCTGCCCGAGTGGCGCGGCCGCGCCCGGGTCACCGCGGCCGTCCCGGTCGCCGAGCGCGTCTGGTTCGGGCAGCTGGTGAACCTGCCGCTGTCGCCGCAGCTGACCGACGCCGACGCCGACTTCCTGGCCGGGTCGGTGGAAAGCGCGCTGACCGCGCTGCGCCGCGGGGCGGTGGTCTCGTGA
- a CDS encoding serine hydrolase domain-containing protein, with translation MSDVVRRTLRRFRDEHDVPGVAVCTFTGAGPETAVADGVTSAETQHAMTPDTVFRIYSIAKFVTATMIVSLAADGVLDLDAPIDGYVGGLRRRTGSGSDGTTLRHLLSHRSGLLPDAVLHDGLSRDPGGLAAAVRHDYARTPVLARAGEFYGYSNLGVSLAGLVVQEVTGTPFADLVRDRVFRPLGMTRSTHDPAVAMTYPLAQHHLPGDGGGLRVDHGAKAGTKHEPSSLCYSTALDMARLGAHHLRARAELGQMHLPHADPRLDIDLRYGLGCYLSPEVQGIRQVGHEGFYGGMWAKLVLDPAAGRGVVWLDNRGEELREQRYRAIRDLFDGLGRIDAAGPSVSPSKARRCTASTSAWARRR, from the coding sequence GTGAGCGACGTCGTCCGCCGCACCCTGCGGCGCTTCCGCGACGAGCACGACGTCCCCGGCGTCGCGGTGTGCACCTTCACCGGCGCCGGCCCCGAAACCGCGGTCGCGGACGGGGTCACCAGCGCCGAGACGCAGCACGCGATGACGCCGGACACCGTGTTCCGGATCTATTCGATCGCGAAGTTCGTCACTGCCACGATGATCGTGTCGCTCGCCGCCGACGGCGTCCTCGACCTGGACGCCCCCATCGACGGCTACGTCGGCGGACTGCGCCGGCGGACCGGGTCCGGCAGCGACGGCACCACCCTGCGCCACCTGCTGAGCCACCGGTCCGGCCTGCTGCCGGACGCGGTGCTGCACGACGGGCTGAGCCGGGATCCCGGCGGCCTCGCCGCCGCGGTGCGCCACGACTACGCGCGCACCCCGGTGCTGGCCCGGGCCGGGGAGTTCTACGGCTACAGCAACCTGGGCGTCAGCCTGGCGGGACTCGTCGTGCAGGAGGTCACCGGCACCCCGTTCGCGGACCTGGTGCGGGACAGGGTGTTCCGGCCCCTCGGCATGACGCGCAGCACCCACGACCCGGCGGTCGCGATGACCTACCCCCTCGCCCAGCACCACCTCCCCGGCGACGGTGGCGGTTTGCGCGTCGACCACGGAGCCAAGGCCGGCACCAAGCACGAACCGTCGTCGCTGTGCTATTCGACCGCGCTCGACATGGCGCGGCTGGGCGCGCACCACCTCCGCGCCCGCGCCGAGCTCGGCCAGATGCACCTGCCGCACGCGGACCCGCGGCTGGACATCGACCTGCGCTACGGGCTCGGCTGCTACCTGTCGCCCGAAGTGCAGGGCATCCGCCAGGTCGGCCACGAAGGCTTCTACGGCGGGATGTGGGCCAAGCTGGTCCTCGATCCCGCGGCGGGGCGGGGCGTCGTGTGGCTGGACAACCGCGGCGAAGAGCTGCGTGAGCAGCGCTACCGCGCGATCCGCGACCTGTTCGACGGTCTCGGCCGCATCGACGCGGCCGGGCCCTCGGTCTCGCCGTCGAAAGCGAGGCGGTGCACGGCGAGTACGTCCGCATGGGCGCGCCGCCGCTGA